In the genome of Prosthecobacter sp., one region contains:
- a CDS encoding nucleotide sugar dehydrogenase — protein sequence MPVREKSSAAVLSSWQKKLHNHSLKVGIMGMGYVGLPLGLLFAEKGFKVVGVDPDERRIRTLNQGRSPIRHIKNERVKAVVKNGTFQATAAPSGLSEVDVVLICVPTPLTKQREPDLSYVESASEWVAGNVKPGCLVILESTTYPGTTRDIVAPILRKAGLKPGTNVYLAYSPEREDPNNANFSTASIPKLVGGTDSTSGKLAVLLYEQIISKVIPVTSAEVAEAAKLLENIFRSVNIAMVNELKIVFDRMGIDIWEVVNAAKTKPFGFMPFYPGPGLGGHCIPIDPFYLTWKAREFDISTKFIELAGEVNTNMPYFVISKLQDALGSRGKSLRGSRVLLLGLAYKRDVDDFRESPTLKLMEILERNQCRVTFHDSFIPQFPGDHHFPALKPRKSVPLTRKNVAEADAVLICTDHSNVDYRSLAQWASIIVDTRNVMPSGGKNVFRA from the coding sequence ATGCCCGTCAGAGAAAAATCGTCCGCAGCCGTGCTGTCCTCATGGCAGAAAAAGCTACACAATCACAGCCTCAAAGTGGGGATCATGGGAATGGGTTACGTGGGACTGCCTCTCGGGCTGCTGTTCGCGGAAAAAGGCTTCAAGGTTGTCGGCGTGGATCCTGATGAGCGTCGCATCCGCACCTTGAATCAAGGACGGTCCCCGATCAGGCATATCAAAAACGAGCGTGTCAAAGCCGTGGTAAAGAACGGCACATTTCAGGCAACTGCGGCGCCATCTGGTTTGAGCGAGGTGGATGTGGTTCTGATCTGCGTGCCCACGCCATTGACGAAACAGCGTGAACCAGATCTATCCTATGTCGAGTCCGCCTCCGAGTGGGTGGCGGGAAACGTCAAGCCCGGCTGTCTCGTCATTCTGGAATCCACCACCTATCCGGGCACCACACGAGACATCGTGGCGCCCATTCTGAGAAAAGCGGGGCTCAAGCCCGGCACGAACGTGTATCTGGCCTACAGCCCGGAGCGCGAGGATCCGAACAACGCAAACTTCTCCACCGCCAGCATACCGAAGCTCGTTGGCGGTACGGACTCCACCAGTGGAAAACTGGCAGTCTTGCTGTATGAGCAGATCATCTCCAAAGTTATCCCCGTGACCAGTGCTGAGGTGGCCGAGGCCGCCAAGCTGCTCGAAAACATCTTCCGCTCGGTGAACATCGCGATGGTGAACGAATTAAAGATCGTCTTTGACCGCATGGGCATAGACATCTGGGAGGTGGTGAATGCCGCGAAGACCAAGCCATTTGGCTTCATGCCGTTTTACCCCGGTCCGGGACTCGGCGGGCACTGCATCCCGATCGATCCGTTCTATCTGACGTGGAAAGCACGTGAGTTCGACATCTCCACGAAATTCATCGAGCTCGCGGGCGAGGTGAATACCAACATGCCCTACTTCGTGATCTCCAAACTGCAGGACGCGCTTGGCAGCCGTGGCAAATCGCTGCGCGGCAGCCGTGTTCTTCTGCTCGGCCTTGCCTACAAGCGTGACGTCGATGACTTCCGCGAGTCTCCCACGCTCAAGCTCATGGAAATCCTGGAGCGCAATCAGTGCCGGGTGACTTTCCACGATTCGTTCATCCCGCAATTCCCAGGCGATCATCATTTCCCCGCCCTGAAGCCGCGCAAGAGCGTGCCGCTTACCCGGAAAAACGTTGCCGAAGCCGATGCAGTGCTCATCTGCACAGATCACTCCAACGTGGACTACCGCTCGCTCGCCCAGTGGGCCTCCATCATTGTCGACACACGCAATGTCATGCCCTCCGGTGGCAAAAACGTCTTCCGTGCCTGA
- a CDS encoding ABC transporter ATP-binding protein, with protein MKAMWKYMLPYRGRFALSLMLGMLSAVFNGVMLIGFQLIFSLVLKGQTRTLGEPTKLPLIGEINIAQIIGADNDTPVGFIGVMIACSFIPVLIFLRGFLGYLSSYMQAWVTSKVVYQIRSDAFRSVLRQSPGFFNSAKTGELMQTVTSQTSVVQRNAMMLIQTLAQRPLTIISILVVLFAQDWLFTLMSLIVFPACLVPIIRIGKRVRKNGAREEYDARALMVAMQESFAGIRLVKSYAREDHAAARFDRANASMTRNMVRWTKAMELVGPIVETVASFGIAAGLVYAWERGLEAENFFLLVMALTQIYPPVKELSRVQMLLQKTTIAAGMVFELLERRPDIEDSPGAVDIGRATGAASFQNVTFFYRDKDGVRKETPAVRNIQLQLDPGKFYAFVGPSGAGKSTLYSLLLRFYDPDQGAVMLDGRDVRSITQDSLRANIGVVSQDTFLFHDTIRENIRYGRLNATEDEIIAAAQKAHAHEFVTQIAGGYNAIVGEGGCNLSGGQKQRISIARAILRDAPILLLDEATSALDTESEKIIQEAIHLLSEGRTVVAIAHRLSTILEADQIVVMEHGCILDCGTHAELLDRCPLYQKLYHLQFSGDERREP; from the coding sequence ATGAAAGCCATGTGGAAGTACATGCTTCCCTATCGTGGACGTTTCGCTCTGAGCCTGATGCTGGGCATGCTCAGCGCCGTCTTCAATGGTGTGATGCTCATCGGTTTTCAACTCATCTTCTCCCTTGTCCTCAAAGGGCAGACCCGCACGCTGGGTGAGCCGACCAAGCTGCCCCTGATCGGCGAAATCAATATCGCTCAGATCATCGGTGCGGACAACGACACGCCCGTTGGATTCATCGGCGTCATGATTGCCTGTTCCTTCATCCCAGTACTGATCTTCCTCCGTGGGTTTCTGGGGTATCTGTCCAGTTACATGCAGGCCTGGGTGACCAGCAAGGTCGTGTACCAGATTCGGAGCGACGCCTTTCGCAGTGTATTGCGTCAGTCCCCCGGTTTCTTCAACAGTGCCAAGACTGGCGAGCTGATGCAGACGGTCACCAGCCAGACCAGCGTGGTACAGCGCAATGCCATGATGCTCATTCAAACGCTGGCACAGCGTCCGCTCACGATCATCTCGATCCTCGTCGTGCTTTTCGCACAGGACTGGCTCTTCACGCTGATGTCGCTCATTGTGTTCCCGGCCTGTCTCGTGCCAATCATCCGCATCGGCAAGCGCGTGCGCAAAAACGGAGCCAGGGAGGAATACGATGCGCGTGCCCTCATGGTCGCCATGCAGGAGTCCTTCGCCGGCATCCGGCTGGTGAAATCTTATGCACGCGAAGACCATGCCGCGGCCCGCTTTGACCGTGCCAACGCCAGCATGACGCGCAACATGGTGCGCTGGACGAAAGCCATGGAACTCGTCGGCCCCATCGTGGAGACCGTCGCCTCCTTCGGGATCGCCGCCGGACTCGTGTATGCCTGGGAACGTGGCCTGGAGGCGGAGAATTTCTTCCTGCTCGTCATGGCGCTGACACAGATCTACCCGCCGGTGAAAGAGCTGAGCCGTGTGCAGATGCTGCTGCAAAAGACCACCATCGCCGCCGGCATGGTCTTTGAGCTGCTCGAACGCCGACCGGACATCGAGGATTCGCCTGGAGCCGTTGACATCGGCCGCGCCACCGGCGCGGCAAGCTTCCAAAACGTCACCTTTTTCTACCGCGACAAGGACGGCGTGAGAAAAGAGACGCCCGCCGTGCGCAACATCCAGTTGCAGCTCGATCCCGGCAAATTCTACGCCTTTGTCGGCCCCAGCGGTGCCGGCAAAAGCACGCTTTACTCCCTGCTGCTGCGTTTTTACGATCCTGATCAGGGTGCGGTGATGCTGGATGGCCGTGACGTCCGCAGCATCACGCAGGACTCATTACGCGCCAACATCGGCGTCGTCAGCCAGGACACCTTCCTGTTCCACGACACGATCCGCGAGAATATCCGCTACGGACGCCTCAACGCGACTGAGGACGAGATCATCGCCGCCGCGCAAAAAGCGCATGCTCATGAGTTTGTCACTCAAATCGCCGGCGGCTACAATGCCATCGTCGGCGAAGGCGGCTGCAACCTCTCCGGCGGTCAAAAGCAGCGGATTTCCATCGCGCGCGCCATTTTGCGCGATGCGCCGATCCTGCTCCTCGACGAGGCCACCTCCGCGCTCGACACCGAGAGCGAAAAAATCATCCAGGAAGCCATTCATCTGCTCTCTGAGGGCAGAACCGTCGTCGCCATCGCCCACCGCCTCTCCACCATTCTGGAGGCGGATCAAATCGTGGTCATGGAGCACGGGTGCATTCTGGACTGTGGCACACATGCAGAATTGCTCGACCGCTGTCCGCTTTACCAAAAGCTCTATCATTTGCAGTTCAGCGGCGACGAACGCCGCGAGCCATGA
- a CDS encoding SDR family oxidoreductase, with amino-acid sequence MKVLVTGGAGFIGSHIAQTLSRMGATVVVLDDFSTGDRQNLDWSNGNSALEVIQGDAGNESLLAQIVPGCDWVFHQAAVASVPQSVAHPLETNRQNMDATLKLLIAARDAGVKRFLFASSSAIYGDSSAASKHESHAPAPVTPYGLQKYASERYCQLFHQLYGLPTVALRYFNVFGPRQSFDSPYSGVIARFCTLMLRGETPVIFGDGGQSRDFIFIDNIVQANLLAAEAPAERVAGQVFNAGTGESITLNQLVADINDLTRQNLVARHEPARPGDIRHSQADISALRTALGCEPKVTWKDGLAQTLEFYRQ; translated from the coding sequence ATGAAAGTACTCGTCACCGGCGGTGCCGGATTCATCGGCTCCCACATCGCCCAAACACTCTCCCGCATGGGAGCCACTGTCGTGGTCTTGGATGATTTCAGCACCGGTGATCGTCAGAACCTCGACTGGAGTAACGGGAACAGTGCTTTGGAGGTCATCCAAGGAGATGCTGGTAATGAAAGCCTGCTGGCACAAATCGTTCCCGGCTGTGACTGGGTTTTTCATCAGGCGGCAGTCGCTTCGGTACCGCAGTCCGTGGCACACCCGCTGGAAACCAACCGGCAAAACATGGACGCCACGCTGAAGCTGCTCATCGCGGCGCGGGACGCAGGCGTGAAGCGATTCCTCTTCGCCTCCTCCTCCGCCATCTATGGCGACAGCTCTGCCGCCTCCAAGCATGAGTCTCACGCGCCTGCGCCGGTCACTCCCTACGGACTGCAAAAGTACGCCTCTGAGCGCTACTGCCAGCTTTTCCATCAGCTTTACGGCCTGCCCACAGTGGCGCTGCGCTACTTCAATGTGTTTGGGCCGCGTCAGTCGTTCGATTCTCCTTATTCGGGTGTCATCGCACGGTTCTGCACCCTCATGCTGCGCGGTGAGACGCCAGTGATCTTTGGGGACGGCGGCCAGTCACGTGATTTCATCTTCATCGACAACATCGTGCAGGCCAACCTGCTCGCCGCTGAAGCCCCGGCGGAACGTGTGGCCGGGCAGGTCTTCAATGCAGGCACAGGAGAAAGCATCACGCTCAATCAACTCGTCGCCGACATCAACGATCTGACGCGTCAAAATCTGGTGGCACGGCATGAGCCCGCACGTCCCGGTGACATCCGGCACTCGCAGGCGGACATCTCGGCCTTGCGCACGGCGCTGGGTTGCGAGCCCAAAGTTACTTGGAAGGATGGCCTGGCACAGACGCTGGAATTCTATCGCCAGTAG
- a CDS encoding cation:proton antiporter yields the protein MIFTFHIAAAEGIPPLFALLALMLAGVVLVSLLLLRLQQSMLAGYFICGVIIANSGVLDLLGGGESHERVSQMAEFGVVLLMFTLGLEFSLGELRFLRRQAFVGGGWQMGLCMLIAAAASTVLHLPWQAAVIVAVALAMSSTAVSLKSFQDMGLEASPGARMALAVAIFQDLFIIVFFLFLPVLLPQPGVEAALMPRLGSLALRGGLFVVLSGVAARWIIPWVLNAVSRTRSRELFTLTVIGSCVGLAFIGGLLGLGLALGAFVAGLAVSESIFKHRILADVMPLKDLFLTLFFVSVGLMIDLKAAAQLWLPICTLTTVLMLIKAGVITFIARYLGLARRQSLMAGIGLCSAGEFSLVLLQQAGAANLWSVETQQTLLVASAFSMGLLPALLKLGLPLGDWLVKRGWGRGKPVKSDAGTLRQRVAGLTDHAIICGHGPVGEKLNKALLDAGVPTLVVELNAETVRQLQRQGQTVLFADASHQETWELTRLKHARLVALTFPDATVNAQALAVIRELRPDIAVLARARFSSDVERLKRLGATHVVNDETEAGRAIVDRARILQGA from the coding sequence ATGATTTTCACATTCCACATCGCCGCCGCGGAAGGCATTCCGCCGTTGTTTGCCCTGCTGGCGCTGATGCTGGCGGGTGTGGTGCTGGTTTCCCTGCTCCTCCTGAGGCTCCAGCAGTCCATGCTGGCCGGTTACTTCATCTGTGGCGTCATCATCGCCAATTCAGGTGTGCTCGACCTGCTCGGTGGCGGTGAATCGCATGAGCGTGTCTCGCAGATGGCGGAATTCGGCGTGGTGTTGCTCATGTTCACGCTCGGGTTGGAGTTTTCCCTCGGTGAACTGCGCTTCCTGCGCCGCCAGGCCTTCGTCGGCGGTGGCTGGCAGATGGGGCTGTGCATGCTCATTGCCGCAGCGGCCTCCACCGTGCTGCATCTGCCGTGGCAGGCGGCGGTGATTGTCGCCGTGGCGCTCGCCATGAGTTCCACGGCGGTCAGTTTGAAAAGTTTTCAGGACATGGGTCTCGAAGCCAGTCCCGGTGCGCGCATGGCGCTGGCCGTGGCGATTTTTCAAGACCTGTTCATCATCGTCTTCTTTTTGTTCCTGCCTGTGTTGCTGCCGCAGCCAGGAGTGGAGGCAGCGCTCATGCCACGCCTTGGCTCGCTCGCTCTGCGCGGTGGCTTGTTTGTGGTCCTGTCCGGCGTGGCGGCACGCTGGATCATTCCGTGGGTGCTCAATGCGGTGTCGCGCACACGCAGCCGCGAACTCTTCACCCTCACGGTCATCGGCAGTTGTGTCGGCCTCGCCTTCATCGGCGGCTTGCTCGGTCTCGGCCTGGCCCTCGGTGCTTTCGTCGCCGGTTTGGCAGTCAGCGAATCCATCTTCAAGCACCGCATTCTCGCGGACGTGATGCCCTTGAAGGATCTCTTCCTCACTCTGTTCTTCGTTTCCGTTGGCCTGATGATCGACCTGAAAGCCGCCGCGCAACTCTGGCTGCCCATCTGTACCCTCACCACCGTCCTGATGCTCATCAAGGCAGGGGTCATCACCTTCATCGCCCGTTATCTCGGCCTGGCGCGTCGCCAGTCGCTCATGGCAGGCATCGGCCTGTGCAGCGCGGGGGAGTTTTCACTCGTGCTGCTCCAGCAGGCCGGGGCCGCGAATCTTTGGAGCGTCGAGACGCAGCAGACCTTGCTCGTCGCCAGCGCCTTCTCGATGGGCCTCCTCCCTGCCCTGCTCAAACTCGGCCTGCCGCTCGGTGACTGGCTCGTGAAGCGCGGCTGGGGCCGTGGGAAGCCGGTCAAATCCGACGCAGGCACTCTGCGCCAGCGTGTCGCGGGACTCACGGATCACGCCATCATCTGCGGACACGGTCCCGTCGGCGAAAAGCTCAACAAGGCCCTGCTCGACGCCGGTGTGCCGACGCTTGTGGTCGAGTTGAATGCTGAAACCGTGCGCCAGCTTCAGCGCCAGGGCCAGACCGTGCTCTTTGCCGATGCCTCGCATCAGGAAACGTGGGAGCTGACACGCCTCAAGCACGCGCGACTCGTCGCGCTCACCTTCCCGGATGCCACCGTCAACGCCCAGGCTCTCGCCGTCATCCGTGAGCTGCGCCCGGACATCGCCGTGCTCGCGCGTGCGCGTTTCAGCTCTGATGTCGAGCGTCTCAAACGGCTCGGAGCCACGCATGTCGTCAATGACGAGACCGAAGCCGGTCGTGCCATCGTCGATCGCGCGCGGATTCTTCAAGGCGCTTGA
- a CDS encoding ion transporter, protein MITHDKRGHAQFGRLEGFLQLLILVNLIAFAFETLPDLSPGMQRAFAWFETFSVMVFTIEFVTRVALSRPPMGYVRSFMGVIDLISIVPFYLGLAFDLRSMRAIRLMRIFRIFKLARYSAAIRRFQQAFRYAREELVLFGAAALIVLYLAGVGIYQFEHEAQPQVFASVFHSLWWAVVTLTTVGYGDAYPITAGGRIFTSLVLIVGLGIVAIPTGLLAAALTKARDHEKDLEIEEKKQRETQSGPQ, encoded by the coding sequence ATGATCACCCACGACAAACGCGGTCATGCTCAGTTCGGCAGGCTCGAAGGCTTTCTTCAGCTCCTCATCCTGGTCAATCTCATCGCCTTCGCCTTTGAGACGCTCCCCGATCTCAGTCCCGGCATGCAGCGTGCCTTTGCCTGGTTTGAAACATTCAGCGTCATGGTCTTCACCATCGAGTTTGTCACTCGTGTGGCACTCTCACGTCCGCCTATGGGCTATGTCCGCTCATTCATGGGCGTGATCGACCTGATCTCCATCGTCCCCTTTTACCTCGGCCTTGCCTTTGACCTGCGCAGCATGCGGGCCATCCGGCTCATGCGCATCTTCCGCATCTTCAAACTGGCACGCTACTCTGCTGCGATCCGCCGTTTCCAGCAGGCCTTTCGTTATGCCCGTGAGGAGCTCGTCCTATTCGGTGCCGCGGCTCTCATTGTGCTCTACCTCGCTGGAGTGGGCATCTATCAGTTCGAGCACGAGGCGCAGCCGCAGGTGTTTGCCTCGGTCTTCCATAGCCTGTGGTGGGCTGTCGTCACTCTGACCACCGTCGGTTATGGCGATGCCTATCCCATCACCGCAGGAGGACGCATTTTCACCTCGCTCGTGCTGATTGTCGGCCTCGGCATCGTCGCCATTCCCACCGGTTTGCTTGCCGCCGCGCTTACCAAGGCCCGCGACCATGAGAAGGATCTCGAAATCGAGGAGAAAAAACAGCGCGAGACCCAATCTGGCCCACAGTAG
- the polA gene encoding DNA polymerase I, with protein MSQRLFLLDGMALLYRAHFAFIKAPIRTSDGLNTSALYGFANTLLDILKNQQPTHLAVALDTSAPTPRHEMFPAYKAQREEMPEDISMAIPQIKRLMEAMNVPILVRDGYEADDIIGILAKRAEKEGIETFMVTPDKDFGQLVSEHVKIYKPGRAGADVEILGVKEVCERWGIKCPEQVIDILALMGDAVDNIPGVKGFGEKTATALIQQFGSVENLLANTDQLKGKQKEKLEASKDDALLSKQLATIFVDAPYDAQVADLILKPHNDDALKAFFTEFEFNALGRRLYGDDFKAGRGRKTAAEAAPSDLFAAAEVEAPVAAKLTTIADTPHVYHLVQSAEERQNLLTQLAQQKSFCFDLETTGLDPRDTNIVGIAFSWKAHEGWFAHFPRDKAAAKAVLEEFRDVLTREGIEKIGHNLKFDLSVLLAHGVEVSGPYFDTMLAHALIEPEQRHGMDFLSETYLRYTPVPITALIGVEKDDLFSQSTMADVAVEDARKVADYAAEDADVTWQLAAKLRPEMAPHGQTRVFDTIESPLLPVLTSMENFGVKIDVQALREYGVELDKKAVELQKRIHETAGGPFNLNSPKQLGEVLFDRLKLIEKPKKTATGQYQTNEQVLQSLTGLHPIIQDILDYREVTKLNNTYVEALPHAVSKVTGRVHTTFHQLMAATGRMASSDPNLQNIPIRSDLGREIRKAFVPGFDGWVLMSADYSQIELRVMAALSGDKAMIEAFAQGLDIHQATAARVYGVELDGVLPEMRRTAKMVNFGIIYGISAFGLSQRLGIPRGEAATIIDNYFKQFPGVKRFMEQIVEDAKNRGYVETLTGRRRTIRDITSGNATIRGAAERVAMNTPIQGTAADMIKLAMIQVATALKKAGLKTRMLLQVHDELLFEMPESEVDQARAIILDAMKNALPLEGVPVEVEAGTGLNWLQAH; from the coding sequence ATGTCCCAACGCCTCTTCCTCCTCGACGGCATGGCGCTGCTTTACCGCGCGCACTTCGCCTTCATCAAAGCCCCCATCCGCACCAGCGACGGGCTGAACACCTCCGCGCTCTACGGCTTCGCCAACACGCTGCTCGACATCCTCAAAAATCAGCAGCCCACGCATCTGGCCGTCGCCTTGGACACCTCCGCGCCCACACCGCGCCATGAGATGTTTCCCGCCTACAAAGCGCAGCGCGAGGAGATGCCGGAGGACATCAGCATGGCCATCCCGCAGATCAAACGCCTCATGGAGGCCATGAACGTGCCCATCCTCGTGCGTGATGGCTACGAGGCCGATGACATCATCGGCATCCTGGCGAAACGAGCAGAGAAAGAAGGCATCGAGACCTTCATGGTCACGCCGGACAAAGATTTCGGCCAGCTCGTCTCCGAGCACGTCAAAATCTACAAACCCGGCCGCGCGGGAGCCGACGTGGAAATCCTTGGCGTGAAGGAAGTCTGCGAACGCTGGGGCATCAAGTGCCCCGAGCAGGTCATCGACATCCTCGCGCTCATGGGCGATGCCGTCGATAACATCCCCGGCGTGAAAGGCTTTGGCGAAAAAACCGCCACCGCGCTCATCCAGCAGTTCGGCAGCGTCGAAAATCTCCTCGCCAACACCGATCAGCTCAAAGGCAAGCAGAAGGAAAAGCTCGAAGCCAGCAAGGACGACGCCCTGCTCTCCAAACAGCTCGCCACCATCTTCGTGGACGCGCCTTACGACGCGCAGGTCGCCGATCTCATCCTCAAACCGCACAACGACGACGCGCTGAAGGCCTTCTTCACCGAGTTCGAGTTCAACGCTCTTGGTCGTCGGCTCTATGGCGATGACTTCAAAGCAGGACGTGGCCGCAAAACCGCTGCTGAAGCCGCGCCGAGCGACCTTTTCGCTGCTGCGGAAGTGGAAGCCCCTGTCGCTGCGAAACTCACCACCATCGCCGACACACCACATGTTTATCATCTCGTGCAGAGTGCTGAAGAACGCCAAAACCTCCTCACGCAGCTCGCCCAGCAGAAATCCTTCTGCTTCGACCTCGAAACCACCGGACTCGATCCACGCGACACGAATATCGTCGGCATCGCGTTCTCGTGGAAAGCGCATGAAGGCTGGTTTGCGCATTTCCCACGCGACAAAGCCGCCGCGAAGGCCGTGCTCGAAGAATTCCGCGATGTTCTCACGCGTGAAGGCATCGAGAAGATCGGCCACAACCTCAAGTTCGACCTCAGCGTGCTCCTCGCGCATGGCGTCGAGGTCAGTGGCCCGTATTTCGACACCATGCTCGCGCATGCCTTGATCGAGCCCGAGCAGCGCCACGGCATGGACTTCCTCTCGGAGACTTACCTGCGCTACACGCCCGTGCCCATCACGGCGCTCATCGGCGTCGAGAAGGACGATTTGTTCAGCCAATCGACCATGGCCGACGTGGCGGTAGAAGATGCGCGCAAAGTCGCCGACTACGCCGCCGAGGACGCCGACGTCACCTGGCAGCTTGCAGCCAAACTGCGGCCTGAAATGGCTCCGCATGGCCAGACGCGTGTGTTTGACACCATCGAGTCCCCTTTGCTGCCTGTGCTCACCAGCATGGAGAATTTCGGCGTGAAGATCGACGTGCAGGCCTTACGCGAATACGGCGTCGAACTCGACAAGAAAGCCGTCGAACTGCAAAAGCGCATCCACGAGACCGCAGGCGGCCCGTTCAACCTCAACAGCCCCAAACAGCTCGGCGAGGTGTTGTTTGATCGCCTCAAACTCATCGAGAAGCCGAAGAAGACCGCCACCGGCCAGTATCAAACGAACGAGCAGGTCTTGCAGTCGCTCACCGGCCTGCATCCCATCATTCAGGACATCCTCGACTACCGCGAGGTCACCAAGCTCAACAACACTTACGTCGAAGCGCTGCCGCATGCCGTTTCAAAGGTCACCGGCCGCGTCCACACCACTTTCCATCAACTCATGGCCGCCACCGGTCGCATGGCATCGAGCGATCCGAACCTGCAAAACATCCCCATCCGCTCCGACCTCGGCCGCGAGATCCGCAAAGCCTTCGTGCCCGGCTTCGATGGCTGGGTCTTGATGAGCGCCGACTACTCGCAGATCGAACTCCGCGTCATGGCCGCGCTCAGCGGTGACAAGGCCATGATCGAAGCCTTCGCCCAAGGTCTCGACATTCACCAAGCCACCGCAGCGCGCGTTTATGGCGTCGAACTCGACGGCGTGCTGCCCGAGATGCGCCGCACCGCCAAGATGGTCAATTTCGGCATCATCTACGGCATCTCCGCCTTCGGCCTGAGCCAGCGCCTCGGCATCCCGCGTGGCGAGGCCGCCACCATCATCGACAACTACTTCAAGCAGTTCCCCGGCGTGAAGCGCTTCATGGAGCAGATCGTCGAGGACGCCAAAAACCGCGGCTACGTCGAAACCCTCACCGGCCGCCGCCGCACCATCCGCGACATCACCAGCGGCAACGCCACCATTCGTGGAGCCGCCGAACGCGTCGCCATGAACACCCCCATCCAAGGCACCGCCGCCGACATGATCAAGCTCGCCATGATCCAGGTCGCCACCGCCTTGAAAAAAGCCGGCCTGAAAACCCGCATGCTCCTCCAAGTCCACGATGAACTCCTCTTCGAAATGCCCGAGAGCGAGGTCGATCAAGCTCGCGCGATCATTCTCGATGCGATGAAAAACGCGCTGCCACTCGAAGGCGTGCCGGTTGAAGTCGAAGCTGGCACAGGCTTGAATTGGCTCCAGGCGCATTGA
- a CDS encoding type II toxin-antitoxin system RelE/ParE family toxin has protein sequence MTPWNIHPAAEDELEAAFEHYLSVDVELAHSFDEHYRRYRQQICESPLLFNLRRPPTRRANLKPSFGEYYIAYMIWREKVVILAIAHAKRRPYYWRKRINEAKQMF, from the coding sequence ATGACCCCGTGGAATATCCATCCGGCGGCGGAAGACGAATTGGAAGCAGCGTTCGAGCACTACCTCAGCGTGGACGTTGAACTGGCTCATTCCTTTGATGAACACTATCGCCGCTATCGCCAGCAGATCTGCGAGAGCCCGCTGCTGTTCAATCTCCGCCGCCCACCCACCCGCCGGGCAAACCTCAAGCCCAGTTTCGGCGAATACTACATCGCTTACATGATCTGGCGGGAGAAGGTCGTGATTCTCGCCATCGCCCACGCCAAGCGCCGCCCCTACTACTGGCGCAAGCGCATCAATGAGGCGAAGCAGATGTTCTGA
- a CDS encoding addiction module protein produces the protein MTATVERIKKEIRGLDPSDVEALLRDLQNEYVMPSPVDADEASVEAEWAAEIDRRVQEIEDGTVQLLTAEESERRVDAVFARHGIQRRIA, from the coding sequence ATGACTGCCACTGTGGAACGCATCAAAAAGGAAATTCGAGGCCTCGATCCCTCGGATGTCGAAGCGCTGCTTCGTGATCTTCAAAATGAATACGTGATGCCGTCTCCTGTCGATGCTGATGAGGCGTCCGTTGAAGCCGAATGGGCTGCGGAGATCGACCGCCGGGTGCAGGAGATCGAAGACGGCACCGTCCAGTTGCTCACCGCCGAAGAGTCTGAGCGCCGCGTGGACGCCGTGTTTGCCAGACACGGGATTCAACGCCGCATCGCATGA